The genomic stretch TGACCGTGGAACTCCAGTCCCAGATACGGCAGTTCGGCAGCAACATCGATGTGCTGGCGCCGGGGGCTTTTGTGTCGCTGGTGGTGCCGGTGGTCGTCTTCTTCGCGTTCCAGCGGCACTTTGTGCAGGGGGTGATGGCGGGTTCGGTGAAGTAGGTTTTCGCCCCCGCCGCCCCTACCCTCCCCCAGAGGGGGGACCCCACCGTCCCTCTCGGGCGCGGGCGAGATCCAAGCCCCGGCAGCAGGTGCACAGGGCCGCCAGCGCACCCGGTGGCTGTTGGACGCGGCGGCGGCTTCCCAGCTGCCGCGGTCGCTGTACCCGCCGGCGTCGCCGTGAGTCGGGGGCGCCGGGGGTTGATTCGCCCCCCGCCGCCCCTACCCGTCCCATCCCAGGGGGCTTGCCCCCTGGACCCCCGCTCCTCAAACGCCGGAGGGGCTGTCTTTAGCCCGTCCGGCGTTTGAGGACGAGGCCCCTTCAGGGCCGAGGCGGGGGTCGTGGGGGCGGGCAGCCCCCACGGGGACGGTGGGGTCCCCCCTCTGGGGGAGGGTAGGGGCGGCGGGGGCGAAAACCTACTTCACCGAACCCGCCATCACCCCCTGCACAAAGTGCCGCTGGAACGCGAAGAAGACGACCACCGGCACCACCAGCGACACAAAAGCCCCCGGCGCCAGCACATCGATGTTGCTGCCGAACTGCCGTATCTGGGACTGGAGTTCCACGGTCAGCGGCTGGGACGAGCTGTCTGCGAAGAGCAGGGCGACCAGCATGTCGTTCCACACCCACAAGAACTGGAACTAGCTAGCTAGNNNNNNNNNNNNNNNNNNNNNNNNNNNNNNNNNNNNNNNNNNNNNNNNNNNNNNNNNNNNNNNNNNNNNNNNNNNNNNNNNNNNNNNNNNNNNNNNNNNNNNNNNNNNNNNNNNNNNNNNNNNNNNNNNNNNNNNNNNNNNNNNNNNNNNNNNNNNNNNNNNNNNNNNNNNNNNNNNNNNNNNNNNNNNNNNNNNNNNNNCTAGCTAGCTAGGGGGGACCCCACCGTCCCCTGGGGGCTGCCGCCCCCAGACCCCCGCCTCGGCCCTGAAGGGGCCTCGTCCTCAAACGCCGGACGGGCTAAAGACAGTCCCTCCGGCGTTTGAGGAGCGGGGGTCCAGGGGGCAAGCCCCCTGGGATGGGACGGGTAGGGGCGGCGGGGGGCGAATCAACCCCCGGCGCCCCCGACTCACGGCGACGCCGGCGGGTACAGCGACCGCGGCAGCTGGGAAGCCGCCGCCGCGTCCAACAGCCACAGGGTGCGCTGGCGGCCCTGTGCACCTGCTGCCGGGGCTTGGATCTCGCCCGCGCCCGAGAGGGCGATTGCCGCCGCCTGGGCCTTGTCCGCGCCCGCCGCGAGCAGCCAGACCTCACGGGCCGACCGGATGGCCGGGAGAGTGAGGGTGACCCGGGTGGGCGGTGGCTTCGGTGCGCCGTGGACGCCCACCACCGTCCGCTCGGTCTCGCGGACCGCGGGGAGTTCCGGGAACAGCGACGCCACATGCGTGTCCGGACCGACGCCCAGCATCAGGACGTCGAACACGGGCACGGCGCCGTGGTTCTCGGGGCCCGCCGCATGGGCCAGTTCATCCGCGTAGGCAGCCGCCGCGGCGTCCGCGTCCGCGCCGTACGGGCCGTCCGACGCGGGCATGGCGTGCACCCGCTTCGGATCCAGGGGCACCGCGTCCAGCAGGGCCTCGCGGGCCTGCGTGACATTGCGCTCCGGGTCCCCCTCGGGGAGGAACCGCTCATCGCCCCACCACAGGTCCAGCCGCGACCAGTCGATCGCGTCCCGGGCCGGGGCGGCGGCCAGCGCGGCCAGCAGGCCGTTGCCGTTGCGGCCGCCGGTGAGGACCACGGACGCATGGCCCCGGGAGGCCTGTGCGTCCACGATCTTCGTGATCAGCCGGGCCGCCGCGGCCTGCGCCATCAGCTCCTTGTCGCGGTGCACGACCAGCTGCGGAGTGCTCACTTCGCCGCCGCCCTCTTGGCCGGAGCCTTCTTCGCGGGCTTCTTGGCAGGCGCCGCCTGCACGGCCTCCGCCACGGCGACCGGTTCGTCGACAGCGACCGGCTCGTCCACGACGACCGGCTCCTCGACGCCCGTGTTCAGCCGCTCCACCCCGAACCGCAGCGCCGAGGCGTAGGTGTCGTCCGGGTCCAGGCGGCGCAGTTCCTCCGCCATCAGCTCGGCCGTCTCCCGCCGCTTGAGCGCCACGGCGCGGTCCGGCTGGCCCTGGATGGACAGGGTCGCCAGGGAGCCGTCCGCCCGGTCCAGGACGATCGGGCCGCAGTCGGTGGACATGCGGACCGCCGTCAGACCGGGGCCCGACGACAGCGACCGCTTCACGGGAACGTCCAGCCGGTCCGCGAGCCACATCGCCAGCAGCTCACAGCTCGGGTTGAACTCCTCGCCCTCCACCTCGACGCCCCTGACCTCGCACACGACCTGGTCCAGAGCCGCGGCCAGCATCGAACGCCAGGGCGTGATGCGGGTCCACGACAGGTCCGTGTCGCCGGGGGTGTAGCTGCCGGCGCGGGCCTCCAGCTCCCGTACCGGCTGCTCGCAGGCGTAGGTGTCGGTCACCCGGCGCTGGGCCAGCGCGCCCAGCGGGTCGCTGGCCGGGTCCAGCGGCGCGTTCACCGGCCACCAGACGACGACCGGCGCGTCCGGCAGCAGCAGCGGCAGCACGACCGACTGGGCGTGCTCCACCACCTCGCCGTACAGGCGCAGCACGATCGTCTCGCCGGTGCCCGCGTCCGCGCCCACCCGCACCTCGGCGTCCAGGCGGGACTGCGTGCGGTCGCGGGGCGAGCGCGAGACGCGCTTGATGACCACGAGCGTGCGCGAGGGGTGCTCGCGCGAGGCGTCGTTCGCGGCCTTGAGCGCGTCGTACGCGTTCTCCTCGTCCGTGACGATGACCAGCGTGAGCACCATGCCGACGGCAGGCGTGCCGATGGCCCGGCGGCCCTGCACCAGGGCCTTGTTGATCTTGCTGGACGTGGTGTCGGTCAGGTCTATCTTCATGGGCGGCGCCAGCTCCGTCCGTCTCGCTCCAGCATGTCGTCCGCCTCGACGGGACCCCAGGTACCGGCCGGGTACTGGGCCGGTGTGCCGTGCTTGTCCCAGTACTGCTCGATCGGGTCGAGGATCTTCCAGGACAGCTCGACCTCCTCGGTGCGCGGGAAGAGGTTCGAGTCGCCGAGCAGGACGTCCAGGATGAGCCGCTCGTACGCCTCGGGGCTGGACTCGGTGAAGGACTCGCCGTAGGCGAAGTCCATGGACACGTCCCGGATCTCCATCGAGGTGCCGGGCACCTTGGAGCCGAAGCGGACCGTGACGCCCTCGTCCGGCTGGACGCGGATCACGATCGCGTTCTTGCCGAGCTCCTCCGTCGCCGTGTGGTCGAAGGGGGAGTGCGGCGCCCGCTGGAGGACCACCGCGATCTCGGTGACCCGGCGGCCGAGCCGCTTTCCGGTGCGCAGATAGAAGGGGACGCCCGCCCAGCGGCGGTTGTCCACCGACAGTTTGATCGCGGCGTAGGTGTCGGTCTTCGACGCGGGGTCGATGCCCTCCTCCTGGAGGTAGCCGACCGCCTTCTCGCCGCCCTGCCAGCCGGCCGCGTACTGCGCGAACACGGTGTCCCGGCCCAGGTCCTTCGGCAGCCGTACGGCACCGAGCACCTTGGTCTTCTCCGCGGCCAGCGCGTCCGCGTCGAAGGAGGCGGGCTCCTCCATGGCGGTCAGGGCCATCAGCTGGAGCAGGTGGTTCTGGATGACGTCACGGGCGGCGCCGATGCCGTCGTAGTAGCCCGCCCGGCCGCCGATGCCGATGTCCTCGGCCATCGTGATCTGGACATGGTCCACGAAGGACCGGTTCCAGATCGGCTCGAACATCGTGTTGGCGAAGCGCAGCGCCAGGATGTTCTGGACGGTCTCCTTGCCCAGGTAGTGGTCGATCCGGAAGACCTGGTCCGGGGCGAAGACCTCGTGGACGACCTTGTTGAGCTCCTCGGCCGAGGCCAGGTCGTGCCCGAACGGCTTCTCGATGACCGCGCGCCGCCAGGAGCCGCTCGACTGGTCGGCGAGGCCGTGCTTCTTCAGCTGCTGGATGACCACCGGGAAGGAGCGCGGCGGCACGGACAGGTAGAAGGCGAAGTTGCCGCCCGTGCCCTGTGCCTTGTCCAGCTCCTCGATGGTGTCCCGCAGCCGCTCGAAGGCGTCGTCGTCGTCGAAGGTGCCCTGGACGAACCGCATGCCCTGGATCAGCTGGTGCCAGACCTCCTCGCGGAAGGGGGTCCGGGAGTGCTCCTTGACCGCGTCGTGGACCTCCTGGGCGAAGTCCTCGTTCTGCCATTCCCGCCGGGCGAAGCCGACCAGCGAGAAACCCGGCGGCAGCAGACCCCGGTTCGCGAGGTCGTACACGGCGGGCATGAGCTTCTTTCGTGACAAATCGCCCGTGACGCCGAAGATGACCAGGCCCGACGGCCCCGCGATACGCGGGAGCCGTCGGTCGGCGGGGTCACGCAGCGGGTTGCTGCTCGACAAGGTTTAGCCCTCCGAGGGTGCGAGGCGCTCCAGCTCCGCCTCGGTCGACTTGAGCAGGTCGTTCCAGGACGCCTCGAACTTCTCGACGCCCTCGTCCTCCAGCAGCTGCACCACGTCGTCGTACGAGATCCCGAGCTTCTCGACGGCGTCGAGCTCGGCGCGGGACTGCTCGTAGGTGCCGGCGACGGCGTTGCCGCGGATCTGGCCGCCTTCCTCGGTGGCCTGGAGCGTGGCCTCAGGCATGGTGTTCACCGTGTTCGGCGCGACCAGTTCGTCGACGTACAGGGTCGGCTTGTAGGCCGGGTCCTTCACGCCGGTGGAGGCCCACAGCGGACGCTGCTTGTTGGCGCCCGCCTTCTCCAGAGCGCTCCAGCGGTCGGTGGAGAACACCTCCTCGTACGCCTGGTAGGCAAGACGCGCGTTGGCGACGCCGGCCTTGCCGCGGGCGGCCTTGGCCTCGTCGGTGCCGAGCGCGTCGATCCGCTTGTCGATCTCGGTGTCCACGCGGGACACGAAGAAGGAGGCGACCGAGTGGATCAGAGAGAGGTCGAGCCCCTTCTCCTTGGCCTTCTCCAGGCCCGCCTGGTAGGCGTCCATGACCTCGCGGTAGCGCTCCAGCGAGAAGATCAGCGTGACGTTGACGCTGATGCCGTTGCCGATCACCTCGGTGATGGCCGGCAGGCCCGCCTTGGTGGCCGGGATCTTGATCAGCGTGTTGGGGCGGTCCACCAGCCAGGCCAGCTGCTTGGCCTCGGCGACCGTCGCCTTGGTGTTGTGCGCGAGCCGCGGGTCGACCTCGATCGACACCCGGCCGTCCTGGCCACCGGTCGCCTCGAAGACCGGGTGCAGGATGTCGGCGGCGTCCCGGACGTCCGCCGTGGTGATCATGCGGACCGCCTCGTCGACGGTGACCTTGCGGGCGGCGAGGTCGGTGAGCTGCTGCTCGTAACCGTCGCCCGACGAGATCGCCTTCTGGAAGATGGTCGGGTTGGTGGTGACGCCCACGACGTGCTGCTGGTCGATCAGCTCGGCGAGGTTGCCGGACGTGATCCGCTTGCGCGACAGGTCGTCCAGCCAGATCGCGACGCCTTCCTCGGAGAGGCGCTTGAGTGCGTCTGTCATGGAATTACATCTCCTACGTGTCGTATGTGAGCGTCAGCGCTGGGCGGCGGCCACGGATTCCCGCGCCTTCGCGGCCACGTTCTCCGCAGTGAAGCCGTACTCCTGGAAAAGGACCTTGCCGTCGGCGGAAGCACCGAAGTGCTCCAGGGAAACGATGCGGCCGGCGTCCCCGACGTACTTGTGCCAGGTGAGCCCGATACCGGCCTCCACCGCGACCCGCGCCTTGACCGAGGGCGGCAGAACGCTGTCCCGGTACCCCTGGCCCTGCTCCTCGAACCACTCCACGGACGGCATCGACACGACCCGCGTCGGCACCCCGTCGGCCTCCAGCTGCTCGCGCGCGGCGACCGCGACGTGCACCTCGGAACCGGTGGCGATGAGGATCACCTCGGGCGTGCCCGTGGACGCCTCGAACAGGACGTAGCCACCCTTGGCGGCGTCCTCGTTGGGCTCGTACGTCGGCACTCCCTGGCGGGTCAGCGCCAGACCGTGCGGCTGGCCCTTGCCGAAGACCTTCGTCCAGCGCTTGAGGATCTCGCGCCAGGCGATCGCGGTCTCGTTGGCGTCGGCCGGGCGGACCACGTTCAGGCCCGGGATCGCGCGCAGCGTGGCGAGGTGCTCGACCGGCTGGTGGGTCGGGCCGTCCTCACCGAGACCGATGGAGTCGTGCGTCCACACGTACGTCACCGGCAGGTGCATCAGGGCCGACAGGCGCACGGCGTTGCGCATGTAGTCGGAGAAGACCAGGAACGTACCGCCGTAGACGCGGGTGTTGCCGTGCAGCGTGATGCCGTTCATCTCCGCGGCCATGGAGTGCTCGCGGATACCGAAGTGGATCGTGCGGCCGTACGGGTCCGCCTCCGGCAGCGGGTTGTCCGCCGGGAGGAACGACGACGTCTTGTCGATCGTCGTGTTGTTGGAGCCGGCCAGGTCGGCCGAGCCGCCCCACAGCTCCGGGATGACCGGGCCGAGGGCCTGGAGCACCTTGCCGGACGCGGCGCGGGTGGCGACACCCTTGCCGGGCTCGAAGACCGGAATCGCCGACTCCCAGTCCTTGGGCAGCTCGCCGGCGCTGATGCGGTCGAACTCGGCGGCACGCTCCGCGTTGTTGTTGCGCCACTCCTGGAAGGACTTCTCCCACTCCGCCTTGGCCTGACGGCCGCGCTCCAGCGCCTGGCGGGTGTGGTTGATGACCTCGTCGGTCACCTCGAAGGACTGCTCCGGGTCGAAGCCGAGGACGCGCTTGGTGGCCGCGACCTCGTCGTCGCCGAGCGCTGAGCCGTGCGCGGCCTCGGTGTTCTGGGCGTTCGGGGCCGGCCAGGCGATGATCGAGCGCATCGCGATGAAGGACGGCCGGTCCGTCACCTGCTTCGCCGCCTCGATCGCGTTGTAGATCGCGTGCGGGTCCAGGTCGCCGTCGGGCTTCGGGGCGATGCGCTGCACGTGCCAGCCGTACGCCTCGTACCGCTTGGTGACTTCCTCGGAGACGGCCGTCTCGGTGTCGCCCTCGATCGAGATGTGGTTGTCGTCCCACAGCAGGATCAGGTTGCCGAGCTTCTGGTGACCGGCGAGCGAGGAGGCCTCGGCGGAGATGCCCTCCTGGAGGCAGCCGTCACCGGCGATGCAGTAGACGAAGTGGTCGAACGGCGACTCACCGACGGGAGCCTCCGGGTCGAACAGACCGCGCTCGTAGCGGGCGGCCATCGCCATACCCACCGCGTTGGCGACACCCTGGCCGAGCGGGCCCGTGGTGGTCTCCACGCCCGTGGTGTGGCCGTACTCCGGGTGACCCGGGGTCTTCGAGCCCCAGGTGCGGAACGACTTGAGGTCGTCCAGCTCCAGGCCGAAGCCGGCCAGGTACAGCTGGGTGTAGAGGGTCAGGGACGAGTGGCCCGCGGACAGCACGAAGCGGTCCCGGGCGACCCAGTCGGCATCCGCCGGGTCGTGCCGCATCACCTTCTGGAAGAGGGTGTACGCGGCGGGCGCGAGGCTCATCGCCGTGCCGGGATGGCCGTTGCCAACCTTCTGTACGGCGTCGGCGGCCAGGACGCGGGCGGTGTCCACGGCCCGCTGGTCGAGCTCGGTCCAGTCGAGGTCTGTGGTGGTCGGCTTGGTGCTCACCCTGGGTCAGGGCTCCTCTCCACATGTCACGCATGTCGAATTGCCGGTGCACGGAGAGCCCCGGCCGTTGTCGAGCCTACCCCCGTATGTACGTGCGTTTTTTCGAGTCATTCCAGACTGCCGGGAGTCGTCGGCATCCGCCTCCCGACTGGCCCGATCCGTGTTCGGCAAGTGAATACGAGAGCGCTCGAACGAGTGCTCAATCGAGTGCTGATCGGCTCTTCCAGCGGAGCTCAACAACACGAGGCCACCCCCGCGAATGTCCGGGTCTGGGCAACGTCTACAGTGGCGTGGTACGCGCGAGCCTTTACCGGGACTTCACACGGGGAGGGCTTGCTGGGATGTCTCTGTCAGGGGTGTGCGTGACGGCCGTTGAATCCCGTCCAGCGGGGATTGTCGGGACGAGCCAGAGCCCGAGTCGGCGGCCGATCGGGGCCCGGGTCATGGCGTTCGTCGCGCTGACCAAGCCGCGGATCATCGAACTGCTGCTGATCACCACCGTTCCGGTGATGTTCCTGGCGCAGCAGGGCGTGCCCGACCTCGGCCTGGTGCTGCTCACCTGCCTCGGCGGCTACCTCTCCGCGGGCGGCGCCAACGCGCTGAACATGTACATCGACCGGGACATCGACGCGCTGATGGACCGCACCGCGCAGCGTCCGCTGGTCACCGGCATGGTCAGCCCGCGCGAGTGCCTCGCCTTCGGCATCTCCCTGGCGGTCGTCTCCACCCTGCTGTTCGGCCTGACCGTCAACTGGCTCTCGGCCTGGCTGGCCCTCGGCGCGCTCCTCTTCTACGTCGTCGTCTACACGATGATCCTCAAGCGCCGTACCTCCCAGAACATCGTGTGGGGCGGGATCGCGGGCTGTATGCCGGTGCTGATCGGCTGGTCCTCGGTCACGAACTCGCTGTCGTGGGCGCCGGTCGTCCTCTTCCTCGTCATGTTCTTCTGGACGCCGCCGCACTACTGGCCGCTGTCGATGAAGGTCCGCGAGGACTACGCGCGCGTGGGCGTGCCGATGCTCCCGGTCGTCGCCTCCAACAAGACCGTCGCCAAACAGATCGTGCTCTACAGCTGGGTCATGGTCGGCGTCTCGCTGCTGCTGACCCCACTCGGCTACACGGGCTGGTTCTACACGCTGGTCGCGCTGGTCGCGGGCGGCTGGTGGCTGTGGGAGGCACATGCCCTCCAGAACCGGGCGAAGGCCGAGGTCACGGGCGCGAAGCTGAAGGAGATGCGGCTGTTCCACTGGTCCATCACCTATGTCTCGCTGCTGTTCGTGGCCGTCGCGGTCGACCCCTTCCTGCGCTAGCCGGCCCTTCTGAGGCACGGGTCACGCACCCCACCCGTCGCCCTTTGATCTACCCGTCGGTAGCATCCTGGCCATGGCAGACACGCAAGAGGTTGACGCGAAGGCCGAGCGCCGGGCGGCCAAGCTGGCCAAGCAGATCAGCGCCTTCTCCAAGGCACACGGCGGCGCCGAGGCACAGGTGGCCTACATCGGCGAGCGCGGAGCCCGGATCGCCCTCGTCGGCGAGGACGGCAACTGGGGCAACCTGGTGGCCCCGACCCTCCAGGTCGCCGAACAGGCGGTGCAGAAGGCGGGCATCACTGTTCACGAAGAGTTCGACGGCGAGTTCGCGTCGAAGGTGAAGACCGGGCCGTACGAGTGGTCCCGGATGGCCGGAATCCAGGTCGGCGGACCGAAGAACGGCTGACCCTTCCCGCCCGCACCCCCAACCCCGGTTCACCCGTTAAGCCCCGTAAAGGCGAGCACGGGGAGAACCGGATGATCGAAACGCCGTCCCTCGTGGACCAGTACTGCCACGGAGTGCTGCGTACGGAGCTGGGCCTCGGCACCTTCGAGGCCCGGCTCGCCCGTACCGAGGGCCCGCCCGCCCCGGGCACCACCCTCTTCGACACCCAGACCGGCTTCGCGGTACGGCGCTGGTGCCCCCCGCTGCTCGGTCTGGAACCGCACTCCCCACCCGCCCGCTATCTCGCCCGGCGTCGTGAACTCGGCGTACTGGAAGCGGGCCGGCGGCTGTTGCGCGGCAGTGGCATCACGACGTACCTGGTCGACACCGGGCTGCCCGGCGACCTCACCGGACCCGAGGAACTGGCCTGCACCGGCGCCGCGCAGGCGCATGAGATCGTCCGCCTGGAACTCCTCGCCGAACAGGTCGCCGACACCTCCGGCACCGTCGAGTCCTTCCTCGCCAACCTCGCCGAGTCCGTCCACGGCGCCGCCGCCCACGCGGTCGCCTTCACCTCGGTCGCGGGCGTACGGCACGGACTCGCGCTGGCACCGGAACCGCCGGGCCCCGGCGAGGTGCGCGGCGCGGCCGGGCGCTGGCTGGCCGACCGCCGGGTCGGCGGCGAGCTGACCGACCCGGTGCTGTTACGGCATCTGCTGTGGAGCGCGGTCGCCTCGGGGCTGCCGCTGCAACTGCACGCGGGCCTGGGCGAACCGGGAGTGCGCATCGACCGTACGGATCCCGTGCTGCTCACGGACTTCGTCCGCGCCACGGCGGGCCTCGGCACCGACCTGGTCCTGCTGCACAGCTACCCGTACCACCGCCACGCCGCCCACCTGGCGGGCGTCTTCCCGCATGTCTACGCCGACTCCGGCGCCGCCCTCGTCCGCACCGGCGCCCGCGCCGCGACGGTGCTGGCGGAGATCCTTGAGCTCGCCCCCTTCGGCAAGATCCTCTTCTCCAGCGGCGGCCAGGAACTCCCTGAGCTGCATGTCGTCGGCGCCCGCCTTTTCCGCGAGGCCCTCGGCCGGGTGCTCGGCACGTGGGTCGCGGAGGGCGCCTGGTCCCTGTCGGACGCGCAACGCGTGGCGGGATTGATCGCGGCGGGGAACGCCCGGCGGGTGTACGGGCTGGCGTGAGCTGTACAGACTGGGCGGATGAAGACCGAGAAGTTACTCGACCGCTTCGTCCGCGCACTGACGGCTGTGGATCCGGTGGCCGTCTGGGCGCACGGCTCGCTCGCCGGCGGCGACTACCAGGAGGGCCGCAGCGACCTGGACCTGATCGCGATGTTGCCGGGGCGCGTCACGCCGGGCGTCGTGTGGAAGCTCGCCGTGCTGCACGCCCGGCTCCGCGTCGAACCCCTCGCGGCGAAGCTGCACTGCACCTATCTCACGCCGGACACGGCGGACGAGGCCGGGCGCAGCCATCTGACCTGGGCGCACCAGGAGCTCTACAAACGACCGGTCACCCCCGTGACCCGACGCGAGCTGCATGACTTCGGGCGGGTCCTGCACGGACGCGGGCCCACCGGGCTGCTGCCGACGGTGCCGGACCGGGAACTGCGCGCCTTCGTCGTACGCGATCAGCGGGAGTACTGGCGGCCGACCCTCGACAACGCCCGGCTGTGGACGCAGGACGTCTGGGTCGACCTGGGGATGATCACCTTCGCCCGCGCCACCGTCACCGCGCGCGAGGGGCGGCTGATCTCCAAGCGGGAAGCCCTGGACCTGCTGCCCGGCCTCGGCGCACCCGTCGAGGTCGTCGACGACATCCGCAGCCGCCGCTACGACGATCCCGCGCCGCCCACCGAGGAGTGGACGGTGCGTCGGGCCTCGTTGACCCGGGACTACCTGGGGCCCGCCATCGACGCGCTCATCGCGTCGGCCTGAGCGGGGACCTCGGGGAGCTGGGTCTCCGGCCGTTCCCGCAGTGCCAGCAGCACCCGCAGCGTCGCGATCCACACCAGGCAGGAGCCGAACATGTGGGCGCCGACCAGGACCTCGGGGAGGTCGGTGAAGTACTGGACGTAGCCGATGAGGCCCTGCGCGAGGAGGACCAGGAAGAGGTCGCGGGTGCGGGAGAGGGGGCCGCGGGGGGCGTCGACCGCCTTGAGGACGAACCACAGGGCGAAGGTGAGCGTGACCACGATCCAGGCCAGGACCGCGTGGAGCTTGGTCACGTTCTCCCAGTCCAGCGGCAT from Streptomyces davaonensis JCM 4913 encodes the following:
- the tal gene encoding transaldolase; its protein translation is MTDALKRLSEEGVAIWLDDLSRKRITSGNLAELIDQQHVVGVTTNPTIFQKAISSGDGYEQQLTDLAARKVTVDEAVRMITTADVRDAADILHPVFEATGGQDGRVSIEVDPRLAHNTKATVAEAKQLAWLVDRPNTLIKIPATKAGLPAITEVIGNGISVNVTLIFSLERYREVMDAYQAGLEKAKEKGLDLSLIHSVASFFVSRVDTEIDKRIDALGTDEAKAARGKAGVANARLAYQAYEEVFSTDRWSALEKAGANKQRPLWASTGVKDPAYKPTLYVDELVAPNTVNTMPEATLQATEEGGQIRGNAVAGTYEQSRAELDAVEKLGISYDDVVQLLEDEGVEKFEASWNDLLKSTEAELERLAPSEG
- the zwf gene encoding glucose-6-phosphate dehydrogenase, with translation MSSSNPLRDPADRRLPRIAGPSGLVIFGVTGDLSRKKLMPAVYDLANRGLLPPGFSLVGFARREWQNEDFAQEVHDAVKEHSRTPFREEVWHQLIQGMRFVQGTFDDDDAFERLRDTIEELDKAQGTGGNFAFYLSVPPRSFPVVIQQLKKHGLADQSSGSWRRAVIEKPFGHDLASAEELNKVVHEVFAPDQVFRIDHYLGKETVQNILALRFANTMFEPIWNRSFVDHVQITMAEDIGIGGRAGYYDGIGAARDVIQNHLLQLMALTAMEEPASFDADALAAEKTKVLGAVRLPKDLGRDTVFAQYAAGWQGGEKAVGYLQEEGIDPASKTDTYAAIKLSVDNRRWAGVPFYLRTGKRLGRRVTEIAVVLQRAPHSPFDHTATEELGKNAIVIRVQPDEGVTVRFGSKVPGTSMEIRDVSMDFAYGESFTESSPEAYERLILDVLLGDSNLFPRTEEVELSWKILDPIEQYWDKHGTPAQYPAGTWGPVEADDMLERDGRSWRRP
- the pgl gene encoding 6-phosphogluconolactonase — translated: MSTPQLVVHRDKELMAQAAAARLITKIVDAQASRGHASVVLTGGRNGNGLLAALAAAPARDAIDWSRLDLWWGDERFLPEGDPERNVTQAREALLDAVPLDPKRVHAMPASDGPYGADADAAAAAYADELAHAAGPENHGAVPVFDVLMLGVGPDTHVASLFPELPAVRETERTVVGVHGAPKPPPTRVTLTLPAIRSAREVWLLAAGADKAQAAAIALSGAGEIQAPAAGAQGRQRTLWLLDAAAASQLPRSLYPPASP
- a CDS encoding heme o synthase; protein product: MSLSGVCVTAVESRPAGIVGTSQSPSRRPIGARVMAFVALTKPRIIELLLITTVPVMFLAQQGVPDLGLVLLTCLGGYLSAGGANALNMYIDRDIDALMDRTAQRPLVTGMVSPRECLAFGISLAVVSTLLFGLTVNWLSAWLALGALLFYVVVYTMILKRRTSQNIVWGGIAGCMPVLIGWSSVTNSLSWAPVVLFLVMFFWTPPHYWPLSMKVREDYARVGVPMLPVVASNKTVAKQIVLYSWVMVGVSLLLTPLGYTGWFYTLVALVAGGWWLWEAHALQNRAKAEVTGAKLKEMRLFHWSITYVSLLFVAVAVDPFLR
- a CDS encoding amidohydrolase family protein, with translation MIETPSLVDQYCHGVLRTELGLGTFEARLARTEGPPAPGTTLFDTQTGFAVRRWCPPLLGLEPHSPPARYLARRRELGVLEAGRRLLRGSGITTYLVDTGLPGDLTGPEELACTGAAQAHEIVRLELLAEQVADTSGTVESFLANLAESVHGAAAHAVAFTSVAGVRHGLALAPEPPGPGEVRGAAGRWLADRRVGGELTDPVLLRHLLWSAVASGLPLQLHAGLGEPGVRIDRTDPVLLTDFVRATAGLGTDLVLLHSYPYHRHAAHLAGVFPHVYADSGAALVRTGARAATVLAEILELAPFGKILFSSGGQELPELHVVGARLFREALGRVLGTWVAEGAWSLSDAQRVAGLIAAGNARRVYGLA
- the opcA gene encoding glucose-6-phosphate dehydrogenase assembly protein OpcA, whose product is MKIDLTDTTSSKINKALVQGRRAIGTPAVGMVLTLVIVTDEENAYDALKAANDASREHPSRTLVVIKRVSRSPRDRTQSRLDAEVRVGADAGTGETIVLRLYGEVVEHAQSVVLPLLLPDAPVVVWWPVNAPLDPASDPLGALAQRRVTDTYACEQPVRELEARAGSYTPGDTDLSWTRITPWRSMLAAALDQVVCEVRGVEVEGEEFNPSCELLAMWLADRLDVPVKRSLSSGPGLTAVRMSTDCGPIVLDRADGSLATLSIQGQPDRAVALKRRETAELMAEELRRLDPDDTYASALRFGVERLNTGVEEPVVVDEPVAVDEPVAVAEAVQAAPAKKPAKKAPAKRAAAK
- the tkt gene encoding transketolase; the encoded protein is MSTKPTTTDLDWTELDQRAVDTARVLAADAVQKVGNGHPGTAMSLAPAAYTLFQKVMRHDPADADWVARDRFVLSAGHSSLTLYTQLYLAGFGLELDDLKSFRTWGSKTPGHPEYGHTTGVETTTGPLGQGVANAVGMAMAARYERGLFDPEAPVGESPFDHFVYCIAGDGCLQEGISAEASSLAGHQKLGNLILLWDDNHISIEGDTETAVSEEVTKRYEAYGWHVQRIAPKPDGDLDPHAIYNAIEAAKQVTDRPSFIAMRSIIAWPAPNAQNTEAAHGSALGDDEVAATKRVLGFDPEQSFEVTDEVINHTRQALERGRQAKAEWEKSFQEWRNNNAERAAEFDRISAGELPKDWESAIPVFEPGKGVATRAASGKVLQALGPVIPELWGGSADLAGSNNTTIDKTSSFLPADNPLPEADPYGRTIHFGIREHSMAAEMNGITLHGNTRVYGGTFLVFSDYMRNAVRLSALMHLPVTYVWTHDSIGLGEDGPTHQPVEHLATLRAIPGLNVVRPADANETAIAWREILKRWTKVFGKGQPHGLALTRQGVPTYEPNEDAAKGGYVLFEASTGTPEVILIATGSEVHVAVAAREQLEADGVPTRVVSMPSVEWFEEQGQGYRDSVLPPSVKARVAVEAGIGLTWHKYVGDAGRIVSLEHFGASADGKVLFQEYGFTAENVAAKARESVAAAQR